The Flavobacterium sp. 123 genome contains a region encoding:
- a CDS encoding Fic family protein: MENNIPIHLQEVIFASSDTAISRQLGKLEETGQIKKIAPRIYTSNLNESEEIIIRRNIFTILGKLYPGAVLSHRSALEFKPTTANQIFVTYTYTKKIELPGITIRFMEGLPAIEGDNPFSGELFVAQQERAFLENLQSSRQIGPTSKTITLPEIENKLEQIVQVKGEEGLNQFRDKAREIANKLGMQTEFDKLNKLISALLTTKPSKILTSPLAVARALGNPYDKHRLELFEKLFVELQQQPYKESQDRNKETNAFRNFAFFEAYFSNYIEGTIFEIEEAKSIIQTETPIPNRDEDSHDILGTYRLVSNQTEMSTTPSNPDELLNILQYRHQILLGARTSKKPGQFKDKNNRAGETHFVDHTLVRGTIIKGFDYYQALQEPFAKAAYIMFMISEIHPFLDGNGRIARVMMNAELVKANQTRIIIPTVYRDDYLGALRRLTRNYDPAAYIRMLQRAQEFSASLLASDMQALENHLTLSNAFKEHEEAKLKIIPLQ; the protein is encoded by the coding sequence ATGGAAAATAACATCCCAATTCACCTTCAGGAAGTAATTTTTGCTTCAAGCGATACAGCAATAAGCAGACAATTAGGAAAACTGGAAGAAACAGGGCAAATAAAAAAAATTGCTCCTCGTATCTATACTTCAAATTTAAATGAATCAGAAGAGATTATTATTAGAAGAAATATTTTTACCATTCTTGGAAAACTGTATCCAGGTGCAGTATTAAGTCACCGTTCCGCCTTAGAATTCAAACCAACAACAGCAAATCAAATATTTGTAACTTATACATATACCAAGAAAATTGAACTGCCAGGAATAACCATCCGCTTTATGGAAGGACTACCGGCAATAGAAGGAGACAATCCCTTTTCGGGAGAATTATTTGTAGCACAACAAGAAAGAGCTTTTTTAGAAAACCTACAATCTTCTCGCCAAATTGGACCAACATCCAAAACGATTACCCTCCCGGAAATCGAAAATAAATTAGAACAAATAGTACAAGTAAAAGGAGAAGAAGGACTAAACCAATTTCGGGACAAAGCAAGAGAAATTGCCAACAAATTAGGAATGCAAACCGAATTTGACAAACTCAACAAACTAATCAGTGCCTTACTCACTACAAAACCTTCCAAAATACTCACATCGCCATTGGCAGTAGCCAGAGCTTTAGGAAACCCTTACGACAAACACCGTTTAGAATTATTCGAAAAACTGTTTGTAGAACTGCAACAGCAACCTTATAAAGAAAGTCAAGATAGGAATAAAGAAACCAATGCCTTTCGAAATTTCGCCTTCTTTGAAGCCTATTTTTCAAACTATATCGAAGGAACTATTTTCGAAATAGAAGAAGCCAAAAGCATCATTCAAACCGAAACACCAATTCCAAATCGAGATGAAGATTCACACGACATATTAGGAACCTACAGATTAGTTAGTAATCAAACGGAAATGAGTACAACACCTTCAAATCCCGATGAATTACTGAACATACTACAATACAGGCATCAAATACTTTTAGGAGCAAGAACCTCAAAAAAACCAGGGCAATTCAAAGACAAAAACAACCGGGCAGGCGAAACACATTTTGTTGACCATACCTTAGTTAGAGGAACAATAATAAAAGGATTTGATTACTACCAAGCACTGCAAGAACCATTCGCAAAAGCAGCATATATTATGTTTATGATAAGCGAAATACATCCATTCTTGGATGGAAATGGAAGAATTGCAAGAGTAATGATGAATGCCGAATTAGTAAAAGCAAACCAAACTCGAATCATAATTCCAACAGTGTATCGCGATGACTATTTAGGAGCATTAAGAAGACTAACAAGAAACTATGATCCGGCGGCCTATATCAGAATGTTGCAAAGAGCACAAGAATTCAGTGCTTCACTCCTAGCAAGCGATATGCAAGCATTAGAAAATCATTTAACACTAAGCAATGCCTTCAAAGAACACGAAGAAGCAAAACTGAAAATAATTCCATTGCAATAA
- a CDS encoding helix-turn-helix domain-containing protein, with protein MENPFEIILERLDRIEKTIEQLSANGPLAQTNDPMDIKALSAYIKTSPSAIYKFTSEGSIPHYKNGKRLYFKRDEINEWIFSTKVNTGYDIDKAANEYIRKHPRKY; from the coding sequence ATGGAAAATCCTTTTGAAATTATTTTAGAAAGACTGGACCGCATAGAAAAAACTATCGAACAATTAAGTGCCAACGGTCCTTTAGCACAGACAAACGATCCAATGGATATAAAAGCTTTATCAGCATACATAAAAACAAGCCCATCAGCTATCTATAAATTTACTTCTGAAGGTTCAATCCCTCATTATAAAAATGGCAAAAGACTGTATTTTAAAAGAGACGAAATTAATGAATGGATATTTTCTACCAAGGTAAATACTGGGTATGACATAGATAAGGCAGCAAATGAATACATAAGAAAACATCCAAGAAAGTACTAA
- a CDS encoding 3'-5' exonuclease yields MPYYFNLPIITQLTPNQQAALNETDSLALSGGPGTGKSVVCLWRHIRNYETGIRESLLLTYTKTLEHYLIQSALSKNEEAAENVNRSLWWSSHTNLHREYDEIIIDEGQDVNIDIYRTIKRFSSKISYGADPDQSLYLNKEQLTGLTDWLEETFENEEYTLTKNFRNSKEILDFIRSVFPDILIPQDTINGSLTTGLKPIVKITGWNRDDELDAIMSIINDFQGDTENIAILVPTQKQVKEYYALIREKLDNDIDCTKFNSDLDEFEGLSGIHITTFKSSKGTEFDTVIIPSFDSYDWYIDKLDVVNEEDYYVALTRTKTNLFLICKTKPNKGNKNTYDIE; encoded by the coding sequence ATGCCATATTATTTCAATCTACCCATAATTACACAATTAACACCCAATCAACAAGCAGCCTTAAATGAAACAGATTCACTTGCTTTATCAGGTGGTCCAGGTACAGGTAAAAGCGTTGTTTGTTTATGGAGACATATTAGAAACTATGAAACTGGTATCAGAGAAAGTTTGCTCTTAACTTATACAAAAACGTTAGAACATTATTTAATACAATCAGCATTATCAAAAAATGAAGAAGCTGCCGAAAATGTCAATAGATCACTTTGGTGGTCTTCTCATACAAATTTACACAGAGAATATGATGAAATAATTATTGACGAAGGACAAGATGTTAATATTGATATATATAGAACTATTAAAAGATTTTCTAGCAAAATTTCTTATGGAGCTGATCCCGACCAAAGTCTTTATCTAAATAAAGAACAATTAACAGGATTAACCGATTGGTTAGAAGAAACATTCGAAAATGAAGAATATACCCTAACAAAAAACTTTAGAAATTCAAAAGAAATACTTGATTTTATACGTTCTGTTTTTCCAGATATTTTAATTCCTCAAGACACTATAAACGGATCATTAACAACAGGCTTAAAGCCTATTGTAAAAATTACTGGTTGGAATAGAGATGACGAGTTGGATGCTATTATGAGTATTATTAATGATTTTCAAGGAGATACTGAAAATATTGCAATTTTAGTTCCAACTCAAAAACAAGTAAAAGAATACTATGCACTAATTAGAGAAAAACTTGACAATGATATTGACTGTACAAAATTTAATAGTGACTTAGATGAATTTGAAGGATTAAGTGGTATTCATATTACTACTTTTAAATCATCAAAAGGAACGGAATTTGACACTGTAATTATTCCTAGTTTTGACTCTTATGATTGGTATATTGATAAACTAGACGTAGTAAATGAAGAAGATTATTATGTTGCCTTAACTAGAACCAAAACAAATTTATTTTTAATTTGTAAAACGAAGCCAAACAAAGGAAATAAGAACACTTATGATATTGAATAA
- a CDS encoding DUF1848 domain-containing protein has product MNWQKVEIINDEGETVLAQAPIIVSASRSTDIPTFYADWFVERWKAGYVKWKNPFNGLPLYVSFKNTRVVVFWTKNPKPMMKHLDFLDENVKNYYFQFSLNDYDKEGFEGKVPRLESRIETFKELSNRIGKEKVVWRFDPLLLTNEINVKELLKRLEKIGDKLYEYTTKLVFSFADIDIYKKVENNLNKADIKYSEFTLETMMEFAEGLQKLNKKWGLELATCAEKFDLNKYGIDHNKCIDDDLMIDLFHQDEELMKFLGVEFIEPSLFNATTTITKTKKIKDKGQREACGCIMSKDIGEYNTCPHECVYCYANTSKEAAFANYKSHTMNSKADTITGK; this is encoded by the coding sequence ATGAACTGGCAAAAAGTTGAAATAATAAATGATGAGGGAGAAACAGTTTTGGCACAAGCACCAATAATTGTGTCAGCCAGTCGCTCAACTGATATCCCAACATTTTATGCAGATTGGTTTGTAGAAAGATGGAAAGCCGGTTATGTAAAATGGAAAAATCCTTTTAATGGATTACCTCTTTATGTTTCTTTCAAAAACACAAGAGTAGTTGTTTTTTGGACAAAAAATCCAAAACCGATGATGAAACATCTTGATTTCTTGGATGAAAATGTCAAAAATTATTATTTCCAATTTTCATTAAATGATTATGACAAGGAAGGTTTTGAGGGCAAAGTGCCTCGTTTAGAAAGTAGAATAGAAACATTTAAAGAACTCTCCAATAGAATTGGAAAAGAAAAAGTAGTATGGCGCTTTGACCCATTATTGCTGACAAACGAAATTAATGTAAAGGAACTACTAAAAAGATTGGAAAAAATCGGCGACAAATTATACGAATACACCACGAAGTTAGTTTTCAGCTTTGCTGACATTGATATTTACAAAAAAGTAGAAAACAATCTTAACAAAGCGGATATTAAATATAGTGAATTCACTTTGGAAACAATGATGGAATTTGCAGAAGGCTTACAAAAGTTAAATAAAAAATGGGGATTAGAACTGGCAACTTGTGCCGAAAAGTTCGACTTGAATAAATATGGTATAGATCACAACAAATGTATTGATGACGACCTTATGATTGATTTATTTCATCAAGACGAAGAATTAATGAAATTCTTAGGAGTAGAATTTATAGAACCCTCCTTATTTAATGCAACAACAACTATAACGAAAACAAAAAAAATAAAAGACAAAGGTCAAAGAGAAGCTTGTGGTTGCATTATGAGTAAGGACATTGGCGAGTACAATACTTGTCCGCACGAATGCGTCTATTGTTATGCAAATACTTCAAAGGAAGCAGCCTTTGCTAATTACAAATCACATACAATGAATTCAAAAGCAGATACTATAACAGGAAAATAA
- a CDS encoding alpha-ketoglutarate-dependent dioxygenase AlkB, translating into MAQLDMFGGNGNDNTFPKTGLNKITNGEFIYLPNFFSKSESDFYLKALTEKVLWKQESMNIYGKNIDFPRLTAWYGDNDKPYSFSGITLSPTPWNDEILAIKNKIEPESKVVFNSVLLNRYRSGSDSISWHTDAEKELGKNPVIASANFGETRKFQLRHRITKEKLEIELKHGSVLIMQGELQHFWQHQVPKSSKPLKERINLTFRVIL; encoded by the coding sequence ATGGCGCAATTAGATATGTTTGGGGGCAATGGAAATGATAATACTTTTCCTAAAACGGGTTTAAATAAAATCACAAACGGTGAATTTATTTATTTACCAAACTTTTTCTCAAAATCTGAAAGTGATTTTTACTTGAAAGCATTGACAGAAAAAGTGCTTTGGAAACAAGAATCTATGAATATATATGGGAAAAATATTGACTTTCCTAGACTAACTGCTTGGTACGGCGATAATGACAAGCCCTATTCATTTTCTGGCATTACTCTAAGTCCTACTCCCTGGAATGATGAAATTCTTGCTATTAAAAATAAAATTGAGCCGGAATCTAAAGTAGTTTTTAATAGTGTCCTTTTAAATAGATATAGAAGCGGTTCCGATTCAATTTCTTGGCATACTGATGCAGAAAAAGAACTTGGTAAAAATCCAGTAATTGCATCCGCTAATTTTGGAGAAACACGAAAGTTCCAATTAAGACATCGTATAACAAAGGAAAAATTGGAGATTGAATTAAAACACGGAAGTGTTTTGATAATGCAGGGTGAACTACAACACTTTTGGCAACATCAAGTTCCTAAATCGAGTAAACCATTAAAAGAAAGAATCAATTTAACTTTTAGAGTAATACTATGA